In the genome of Saccharomonospora viridis DSM 43017, one region contains:
- a CDS encoding response regulator transcription factor has translation MSRILVAEDEPRIAAFVNKGLTANGFTVTVVEDGQAAYEYALTGSFDLMVLDIGLPGMDGFTVLRKLRAERCPIPVIILTARDSVQDTVAGLEGGADDYMPKPFRFEELLARVRLRLVSDRSQEPTVLTYGGLQLDLRTRRAHVGGETVDLSAREFALAETFLRHPGQVLSREQLLSQVWGYDFDPGSNVVDVYVRYLRRKLGADRITTVRGMGYRLEERD, from the coding sequence ATGAGCCGCATCCTGGTCGCGGAGGACGAACCCCGCATCGCCGCGTTCGTCAACAAAGGGCTCACCGCCAACGGGTTCACGGTGACGGTGGTGGAGGACGGCCAGGCCGCCTACGAGTACGCGCTCACAGGGTCGTTCGACCTCATGGTGCTCGACATCGGCCTACCGGGTATGGACGGCTTCACGGTGCTGCGCAAGCTCCGGGCCGAACGTTGTCCGATCCCCGTGATCATCCTGACGGCGCGGGACAGCGTGCAGGACACGGTGGCGGGCCTGGAGGGCGGTGCCGACGACTACATGCCCAAGCCGTTCCGGTTCGAGGAACTGTTGGCCCGGGTGCGGCTGCGGCTGGTGTCCGACCGTTCCCAGGAACCGACCGTGCTCACCTACGGCGGGCTGCAATTGGACCTGCGGACGCGACGTGCGCACGTGGGCGGCGAGACGGTGGATCTGTCGGCTCGGGAGTTCGCGCTCGCCGAGACGTTCCTGCGGCACCCGGGGCAGGTGTTGTCCCGGGAACAGTTGCTCAGCCAGGTGTGGGGCTACGACTTCGATCCCGGTTCCAACGTCGTCGACGTCTACGTCCGTTACCTGCGTCGGAAGCTCGGCGCCGACCGGATCACCACCGTGCGGGGCATGGGCTACCGCCTGGAAGAACGTGACTGA
- a CDS encoding phosphotransferase: MTVTSSPRRALDVLLGDPARELVGAVLAAAVPDTENTGTPNLRSVRPTAVTVRPSGATLVRYAVELNRPDGTPVRETLVAATGSLVPEGAAIVSGEIGGEPMRVGLWRWPHDPALPALSHVVDRDRLRTVLAHAGITPTGPITVHVRSYRPARRAVLAITTGPHHLFAKVVPPASLPGLRIRHELVSARLPAPTLLATTDDGLALMPALPGSSARTALRRGHRLPDAEALENLLDRLPADLTTLPGQPDYRRRARHYAAVLALTALPEGSDRSRVAALADAITEAEPGDHPVVPVHGDFYENQLLLRSGTVTGLLDVDTAGPGHRIDDWATLLAHLTVLDTPASRDWARSVLRHVEGRFEPKKLRPRVASAVLGLATGPFRTQRPDWADRTRQRIAVAERWLTGR; the protein is encoded by the coding sequence ATGACCGTGACTTCCAGTCCCCGCCGGGCGCTCGATGTCCTGCTCGGCGACCCAGCGCGCGAACTCGTAGGGGCCGTCCTCGCCGCTGCCGTACCCGACACTGAGAACACGGGTACGCCGAACCTACGTTCGGTGCGGCCCACGGCGGTGACCGTGCGCCCGTCCGGAGCCACACTCGTCCGTTACGCGGTGGAACTGAACCGACCCGACGGCACCCCCGTGCGGGAGACTCTCGTCGCCGCGACCGGTTCCCTGGTGCCCGAGGGCGCCGCCATCGTCTCGGGTGAGATCGGCGGCGAACCGATGCGGGTGGGGCTGTGGCGGTGGCCGCACGATCCCGCGCTACCGGCGCTGTCCCACGTCGTCGACCGCGACCGGCTCCGCACCGTACTGGCACACGCCGGGATAACACCCACCGGCCCGATCACCGTGCACGTCCGTTCGTATCGACCCGCGCGACGGGCCGTGCTGGCGATCACGACCGGACCGCATCACCTGTTCGCCAAGGTCGTTCCCCCCGCGAGTCTGCCGGGCCTGCGCATCCGGCACGAACTGGTCTCGGCGCGGCTTCCGGCACCCACGCTGCTGGCCACGACCGACGACGGCCTCGCCCTCATGCCGGCCCTCCCGGGCTCCTCGGCACGGACGGCTCTGCGTCGCGGACACCGCCTGCCCGACGCGGAAGCGCTGGAGAACCTCCTCGATCGTCTCCCCGCCGACCTCACCACACTGCCCGGTCAGCCGGACTACCGACGCCGTGCCCGGCACTACGCCGCCGTGCTCGCCCTCACGGCGCTGCCCGAGGGGTCGGACCGTTCCCGGGTGGCGGCGCTCGCCGACGCGATCACCGAAGCCGAGCCGGGAGACCACCCAGTGGTGCCCGTGCACGGCGACTTCTACGAGAATCAGCTGCTCCTGCGCTCGGGAACGGTGACCGGACTGCTCGACGTCGACACGGCCGGCCCGGGACACCGCATCGACGACTGGGCCACGCTCCTGGCGCATCTGACGGTGCTCGACACCCCTGCGTCCCGTGACTGGGCGCGTTCCGTCCTCCGGCACGTGGAGGGTCGATTCGAACCGAAAAAGCTCCGCCCCCGCGTCGCGTCGGCCGTGTTGGGCCTGGCGACCGGCCCGTTCCGCACCCAACGACCCGACTGGGCCGATCGCACCCGGCAACGCATCGCCGTGGCCGAGCGGTGGCTGACCGGTCGATGA
- a CDS encoding sensor histidine kinase codes for MSSVPTYSTSPGMPSAPRQRRLSTARARIIGWMLLLVLAALALLTLVTWQLSVDDVNRRMDEALRSEIREFGTLTESGIDPATGRPFAGVDEVLNVAITYNLARPNEKFLGYVDGRFAYQSRQQAPVLLANDPNFTAQVATVREPTEGRYDSEAGEVRYLAVPVRLDGDPRHGVIVAAYFADQERQDVNEIARLMLGVGVGTVLLATAGAWVVAGRILRPLRDITATARSITDTDLSRRIPQRSDRPGDEIGELVNTVNAMLDRVESAVVEQRRFVDDAGHELRTPITIVRGHLEVLDPADPEDVANTVELVDDELGRMNRMVSDLLLLARSEQPEFLRPEPVDLAALTEAIFDKVTGLGERDWVLDSVARVEAVLDPQRVTQAVVALADNAVHHTSDGARIALGSDHGPGVVRFWVADSGVGVAEEDRERIFERFARGGSGRRSDGAGLGLSIVRAIAVAHGGRVTLDSEPGRGATFTVEVPAVAAPPHGRHTEGRR; via the coding sequence ATGAGTTCCGTCCCGACATACTCCACGTCGCCCGGCATGCCCTCGGCGCCTCGACAGCGCAGACTTTCCACCGCCCGCGCCCGCATCATCGGCTGGATGCTGCTGCTGGTGCTCGCGGCGCTGGCGTTGCTCACCCTGGTGACCTGGCAGCTGTCCGTCGATGACGTCAACAGACGCATGGACGAGGCGCTGCGCAGCGAGATCCGGGAGTTCGGCACGCTCACCGAAAGCGGTATCGACCCCGCCACGGGACGTCCGTTCGCCGGGGTGGACGAGGTGCTCAACGTCGCCATCACGTACAACCTCGCCCGCCCCAACGAGAAGTTCCTCGGCTACGTCGACGGCCGATTCGCCTATCAGAGCCGGCAGCAGGCCCCGGTGCTGCTGGCGAACGATCCGAACTTCACCGCACAGGTGGCGACGGTGCGCGAGCCGACGGAAGGCCGCTACGACAGCGAGGCGGGGGAGGTGCGTTACCTCGCCGTACCCGTCCGGCTCGACGGTGACCCCCGGCACGGCGTGATCGTCGCCGCCTACTTCGCCGACCAGGAACGGCAGGACGTCAACGAGATCGCGCGCCTGATGCTGGGGGTGGGGGTGGGCACCGTCCTACTGGCCACCGCGGGTGCCTGGGTCGTGGCGGGACGCATCCTGCGGCCGTTGCGGGACATCACGGCCACCGCACGGTCCATCACTGACACGGATCTGTCCCGCCGGATCCCACAGCGCTCCGACCGTCCCGGGGACGAGATCGGGGAACTGGTGAACACGGTGAACGCGATGCTGGACCGGGTGGAGAGCGCGGTGGTCGAACAACGTCGATTCGTCGACGACGCCGGACATGAGCTGCGGACACCGATCACGATCGTCCGCGGGCATCTGGAGGTGCTCGACCCGGCGGACCCCGAGGACGTGGCGAACACGGTGGAACTCGTGGACGACGAGCTCGGCCGCATGAACCGCATGGTGTCGGACCTGTTGTTGCTCGCCCGTTCCGAACAACCGGAGTTCTTACGGCCGGAACCCGTCGACCTCGCCGCGCTCACCGAGGCGATCTTCGACAAGGTCACCGGTCTCGGCGAGCGGGACTGGGTACTCGACAGTGTCGCCCGAGTGGAAGCGGTGCTCGACCCGCAACGCGTCACACAGGCCGTGGTGGCGTTGGCCGACAACGCGGTCCACCACACGTCGGACGGGGCGCGCATCGCCCTCGGCTCCGACCACGGTCCCGGTGTCGTGCGGTTCTGGGTCGCGGATTCCGGGGTGGGGGTGGCGGAGGAGGACCGCGAACGGATCTTCGAACGATTCGCGCGCGGTGGTTCCGGGCGCCGTTCGGACGGTGCGGGCCTGGGCCTGTCGATCGTGCGGGCGATCGCCGTCGCGCACGGCGGCAGAGTCACGTTGGACAGCGAACCGGGGCGCGGTGCCACGTTCACCGTCGAGGTCCCTGCCGTGGCCGCACCGCCCCACGGACGTCACACGGAGGGGAGACGATGA